Proteins from a single region of Fodinibius sp. Rm-B-1B1-1:
- a CDS encoding PAS domain S-box protein → MLSTSNTNRLKTLKEFGIISKEIREELSGLTDLASEICDAPISLINILDDEMQYTKAQRGIDFPDRPREETFCQYTINENGLLVIPDTTKDRRVKDYPFVNEDPKIRFYAGAPLNVDDNISLGALCILDTKPRNLTDVQKRSLIQLADEVVARLTLIKNKQQLKKQNANLKKAAKFLDNSSDIRLIVDAHSKEVIKLNNEANKYFKMDGGIGKKLTLEELLEGYNSKEKMINFIDSNIEQQGIFLAKKTHPTGNTTSLEFSLSLHGDKWYITARDISAREKTRKQLEETQIKKDAILNSSADAIITVNKDEEIIEFNPAAEKIFQFSKEEIQGKKLSETIVPKRHEEAHERGMQYYIKTGEGPIMGRLVELPALRKDGTEFPIEIQVNHIGDTDPPQFMAVIRDITERRKNQEKLRQAITNLNIGQDLANVGSFRWDRDKDYLQWSEKVFDIYGIDDVSIKPTTDLLLSRTHPDDLEWVQQRYSDIVKGAEFKEFEHRLLLDGGQIRWVRLTGKTTFGDDGNPKEIYGAVQNITDQKENEKRLQQAKALSDKIIDSLPNAFFMFDKDGNAIRWNDELQKRTGYNGQEISYMNPLDFVKKEHHFRVKKGIAEIFANGHATTEADVLDRHGNTAPYLFSASSFKTGGKEFIIGTGQNIAPLKKYEHRLENSLEEKKVLLSEIHHRVKNNLAIISGLLQLETFDTDNPSTQKTLSNTQLRIQSMATVHEMLYEAQDFNDLPFEQFISNIIESVETIFGQPHSNISFDLSIEQINLNINQAIPCGLIINEVVTNAYNHAFPDEEGEISVELTKTGDEVTIKIEDNGRGLPENFSISESDSLGFSLIKQLTQQLDADLDLHSETGTTFTITFSRNRVRGSGSAMP, encoded by the coding sequence AAAGGCACAACGCGGGATTGATTTTCCTGATCGACCGAGAGAAGAAACATTCTGTCAATACACGATAAACGAAAATGGCCTGCTGGTTATTCCGGACACAACCAAAGACCGACGTGTAAAAGACTATCCTTTTGTTAATGAAGATCCAAAAATAAGATTTTATGCAGGTGCTCCGTTAAACGTTGATGATAACATTTCGCTGGGTGCTTTATGTATATTGGATACGAAACCCCGAAATCTCACTGACGTTCAAAAACGAAGTTTAATACAGCTGGCCGATGAGGTGGTCGCACGACTTACATTAATTAAAAACAAGCAACAGCTTAAAAAACAAAATGCCAACCTTAAAAAGGCAGCAAAATTCCTCGACAACTCTTCTGACATCAGACTTATTGTCGACGCCCATTCCAAAGAAGTTATCAAACTGAATAACGAAGCAAATAAATATTTTAAAATGGATGGTGGAATCGGAAAAAAACTAACTCTCGAAGAGTTACTTGAAGGATACAACTCAAAAGAGAAGATGATAAACTTCATCGATTCTAACATTGAGCAGCAAGGAATTTTTCTGGCCAAGAAAACGCATCCCACCGGAAACACAACCTCTCTGGAGTTTAGTCTTTCGCTCCATGGTGACAAATGGTATATCACTGCTCGTGACATCAGCGCTCGTGAGAAGACTCGTAAACAACTGGAAGAAACTCAGATCAAAAAAGATGCTATTTTAAACTCTTCGGCTGATGCCATCATTACCGTAAATAAGGATGAGGAAATCATTGAATTTAATCCTGCTGCGGAAAAAATATTTCAATTTTCAAAAGAAGAAATTCAGGGTAAAAAACTGTCGGAAACTATCGTCCCGAAACGACATGAAGAAGCACACGAACGAGGGATGCAGTATTACATCAAAACTGGCGAAGGTCCCATTATGGGACGACTTGTGGAGTTACCGGCGCTTCGCAAAGATGGTACAGAATTCCCCATCGAGATACAGGTAAACCATATCGGCGATACAGATCCGCCACAATTTATGGCAGTAATCCGGGATATTACAGAGCGACGAAAAAATCAGGAAAAACTTCGTCAGGCTATTACTAATCTTAATATTGGTCAAGATTTGGCCAATGTGGGGAGCTTTCGCTGGGATCGGGACAAAGATTATCTCCAATGGTCAGAAAAAGTATTTGATATCTATGGGATAGATGATGTTTCCATAAAACCAACCACCGACCTATTATTAAGCCGAACCCATCCGGACGACTTAGAATGGGTACAACAGCGATACAGCGATATTGTAAAAGGGGCTGAATTTAAAGAATTTGAACACCGGCTACTTTTAGATGGTGGCCAAATCCGGTGGGTACGCCTCACAGGCAAAACAACGTTCGGTGATGATGGAAATCCCAAAGAAATTTATGGAGCAGTTCAGAATATTACCGACCAAAAAGAAAATGAGAAAAGGCTACAGCAAGCCAAAGCACTGAGTGACAAAATTATTGATAGTCTTCCAAACGCATTTTTCATGTTTGATAAGGATGGAAATGCAATACGATGGAATGACGAGCTCCAGAAAAGGACCGGGTATAATGGGCAGGAAATTTCGTATATGAATCCACTCGATTTTGTAAAAAAAGAACATCACTTCCGTGTTAAAAAAGGAATTGCTGAAATATTTGCGAACGGTCATGCTACTACAGAAGCTGATGTACTTGACCGGCACGGCAACACTGCTCCTTATCTCTTTAGCGCTTCGTCATTTAAAACCGGCGGCAAGGAATTTATTATTGGTACCGGACAAAATATTGCCCCTCTCAAAAAGTATGAACATCGGTTAGAAAATTCCCTTGAAGAGAAGAAGGTGTTACTTTCTGAAATCCATCACCGTGTCAAAAATAACCTGGCAATTATCTCGGGCTTGCTCCAGTTAGAGACTTTTGACACAGATAATCCATCCACCCAGAAAACCTTGTCAAATACCCAGCTCCGCATACAATCGATGGCAACGGTACATGAAATGTTGTACGAGGCCCAAGATTTTAACGATCTGCCTTTTGAGCAATTTATTTCGAATATCATCGAATCGGTAGAGACTATCTTTGGCCAGCCCCATTCGAATATATCATTTGATCTTTCTATCGAACAAATCAACTTGAATATCAACCAGGCTATCCCTTGCGGATTGATTATTAACGAGGTTGTTACCAATGCCTATAATCACGCTTTCCCTGACGAAGAGGGAGAAATCAGTGTAGAACTTACTAAAACTGGTGATGAGGTAACCATAAAGATTGAAGACAACGGACGGGGACTGCCCGAGAATTTTTCAATTTCAGAAAGTGACTCGCTTGGCTTTTCTTTAATAAAACAACTTACGCAACAATTAGACGCTGATCTCGACCTGCATTCGGAGACCGGAACGACCTTTACGATCACCTTTAGCAGAAACCGAGTTCGTGGGTCTGGTAGTGCAATGCCTTAA
- a CDS encoding response regulator: MSKDKKKVIIVEDDLILNLLYESYLERLGFQTEGELVYGKTAIETAKKIDPDLIIMDISLEGEIDGIEAMNKIREFSDVPVIYITGNSDPYHVERSKDTNPLDYLTKPIEFEDLKVSVEKHFSTDS; the protein is encoded by the coding sequence ATGAGTAAAGATAAGAAGAAGGTCATCATTGTTGAAGACGATCTCATTCTCAATTTACTGTACGAAAGTTATTTAGAACGACTTGGCTTCCAAACAGAGGGTGAACTTGTTTACGGTAAAACCGCAATTGAAACAGCAAAAAAAATAGATCCCGATTTAATTATCATGGACATTTCTCTGGAAGGAGAAATTGATGGTATTGAAGCCATGAATAAGATTAGAGAGTTTTCGGATGTTCCGGTTATCTATATTACGGGTAATTCAGACCCCTACCATGTAGAACGATCCAAGGATACCAACCCCTTGGATTATCTTACCAAACCTATTGAGTTTGAAGATTTGAAGGTTTCAGTTGAGAAACACTTTTCAACCGATTCTTAA
- a CDS encoding M1 family metallopeptidase, whose product MILKPLSFENTICIFIISALLLAGCTGSQQISQEKQPEGEEATPSETTTTQNRLAVNPITNEIPDAFFNAVEMNTRTMSGTPGEDYWTQWANYDIDVELLPADTLVKGNATITYYNNSPDTLSGLYMELAQNLHAKGAKRNSQQEVTGGINLHNVGLNGNKLNQLQSQRDPSGYGVNGTLLYIRPENNLAPGDSAQIQVTWDFKIPQQGADGRMGYSEDNLFYIAYWYPQMRVYDDVIGWMTDQFTGNAEFYHDFADYNVDITVPNQWMVGSTGQLTNGDDVLAKDIYERLNKAHSSDSVMHVVTEDDFGSVTKSSENGTLTWNFKAQKVRDFAFSVTKESKWDATRAGIGDRNGDGVEDFTNINAIYRGSAPLWTDGAKFTQHAITYLSEQTGLTYPWPHMTSVEGGGIIGGGMEFPMMTIIGDYNGQSSQALYAVIAHELAHMWVPMIVSTNERRYAWMDEGTTTFNENQAKKAYYPGGPDFDVNDINSYLQITNTDIEGPIMRWSDYHYNGFAYGVASYPKPASMLVSLRAILGQKTFNEALHKFIDRWKYKHPYPWDMFNTFEDVAGRDLDWFWRAWYYETWTLDHAITNVRFEDGESHILIEDYGQAAMPVMLEITKSDGSTVTETISVEKWLNGATQVELTIPGEVTKVKIDPSNSFPDTNRQNNNWIK is encoded by the coding sequence ATGATTTTGAAACCACTATCTTTTGAAAACACTATTTGCATATTCATTATAAGTGCGCTGCTACTTGCAGGATGTACGGGTTCCCAACAAATCAGCCAAGAAAAACAACCCGAAGGTGAGGAAGCTACGCCATCGGAAACCACAACTACCCAAAACCGGTTGGCCGTCAATCCTATTACAAACGAAATTCCTGACGCTTTCTTCAATGCTGTTGAAATGAACACCCGAACAATGTCTGGCACGCCGGGCGAAGACTACTGGACACAGTGGGCCAATTATGACATTGATGTAGAATTGCTCCCCGCTGATACCCTTGTTAAAGGAAACGCTACTATTACTTACTATAATAATTCGCCTGATACCCTTAGCGGTTTGTATATGGAATTAGCCCAAAATCTGCATGCCAAAGGTGCCAAACGAAACAGCCAGCAGGAGGTTACAGGTGGCATTAACCTGCATAATGTGGGCTTGAATGGCAATAAGCTGAACCAGCTGCAATCACAGCGAGATCCTTCTGGGTACGGCGTCAATGGAACGCTACTATATATCCGTCCTGAAAATAACTTGGCACCGGGCGATTCTGCCCAAATACAAGTTACCTGGGATTTCAAAATCCCTCAGCAAGGGGCCGATGGACGCATGGGGTACAGCGAAGACAATCTTTTTTACATTGCCTATTGGTACCCACAAATGCGTGTTTATGATGATGTTATTGGATGGATGACAGATCAGTTTACTGGTAATGCAGAATTTTACCATGATTTTGCTGACTACAACGTAGATATTACCGTCCCGAATCAATGGATGGTGGGATCAACCGGACAATTGACAAATGGCGATGACGTTCTTGCTAAAGATATATACGAGCGTCTCAATAAGGCACACAGTAGCGATTCTGTCATGCATGTAGTGACCGAAGATGATTTTGGATCAGTAACGAAGTCATCCGAAAATGGTACGCTCACATGGAACTTCAAAGCCCAAAAAGTTCGCGACTTTGCTTTTAGTGTTACCAAAGAATCTAAATGGGATGCAACCCGGGCCGGTATAGGCGATCGTAATGGCGATGGCGTAGAAGATTTTACGAATATCAATGCAATCTATCGAGGTTCAGCACCTCTGTGGACGGATGGCGCTAAGTTTACGCAACACGCCATCACGTATCTTTCGGAACAAACAGGCCTGACATATCCCTGGCCGCACATGACCTCCGTTGAGGGCGGCGGCATCATCGGTGGTGGCATGGAGTTTCCCATGATGACTATCATTGGAGATTACAACGGGCAGTCATCACAAGCCCTTTATGCGGTAATAGCCCATGAACTTGCCCATATGTGGGTGCCTATGATCGTAAGCACCAATGAACGCCGCTATGCCTGGATGGATGAAGGAACAACTACCTTTAATGAAAATCAGGCAAAAAAAGCGTACTATCCCGGCGGACCTGATTTTGACGTCAATGATATAAACAGCTATCTACAAATCACAAATACGGATATTGAAGGTCCCATTATGCGATGGTCAGATTACCATTATAACGGATTTGCCTATGGCGTAGCCTCTTATCCCAAACCAGCATCAATGCTCGTAAGTTTACGTGCAATCTTGGGCCAAAAAACATTTAATGAAGCACTCCACAAATTTATTGACCGATGGAAATACAAACACCCATATCCCTGGGATATGTTTAACACCTTTGAAGATGTTGCAGGTCGTGATCTGGACTGGTTCTGGAGAGCTTGGTACTATGAAACCTGGACGCTTGATCATGCTATAACAAATGTTCGCTTCGAAGATGGGGAAAGCCATATTTTAATTGAAGACTACGGTCAGGCTGCTATGCCAGTAATGCTGGAAATTACTAAAAGTGATGGATCTACTGTAACTGAAACCATTTCCGTTGAAAAATGGCTAAATGGTGCAACACAAGTTGAGCTAACAATTCCCGGAGAAGTAACAAAGGTAAAAATCGATCCCAGTAACAGTTTCCCCGATACAAATAGGCAAAATAACAACTGGATAAAGTAG